Proteins co-encoded in one Microcebus murinus isolate Inina chromosome 5, M.murinus_Inina_mat1.0, whole genome shotgun sequence genomic window:
- the MYCT1 gene encoding myc target protein 1 has translation MANNTTSLGSPWPENFWEDLIISFTVSMAIGLVIGGCIWALFVCLSRRRASAPISQWSSSRRARSSYTHGLNRTGFYRHSGCERRSNLSLASLTFQRQASLEQANSFPRKLSFRASTFHPFLQCPPLPVETESHLVTLPSSNTSPSINTSHSLSRPDFHWSSNSLRVGLPTPPPPAYESIIKAFPDS, from the coding sequence AGGACCTTATCATATCCTTCACCGTGTCCATGGCAATTGGGTTAGTAATTGGAGGATGTATTTGGGCTCTGTTCGTTTGTCTGTCTCGAAGAAGAGCCAGTGCTCCCATCTCACAATGGAGTTCCAGCAGGAGAGCTAGGTCTTCTTACACTCACGGCCTCAATAGAACTGGATTTTACCGCCACAGCGGCTGTGAACGTCGAAGCAACCTCAGCCTGGCCAGTCTCACTTTCCAGCGACAAGCTTCCCTGGAACAAGCAAATTCCTTTCCAAGAAAATTAAGCTTCAGGGCTTCTACTTTCCATCCCTTTCTGCAATGTCCACCACTTCCTGTGGAAACTGAAAGTCACCTGGTGACTCTGCCCTCTTCCAACACGTCTCCCAGCATCAATACTTCCCACAGTCTGAGCCGTCCTGATTTCCACTGGTCCAGTAACAGTCTTCGAGTTGGCCTGCCCACACCGCCCCCACCTGCCTATGAGTCCATCATAAAGGCATTCCCAGATTCCTGA